Proteins encoded by one window of Paenibacillus urinalis:
- the radC gene encoding RadC family protein, translated as MSSPQYMLRDIPQEQRPRERMLEVGAGALSHTELLAILLRTGTKQESAIHIAQRILNEAGSLRNLVDMSVDELCQLKGIGPAKAIQLKAGIELGQRVMQTRLTERPVIRSPKDAADLLMEQLRYLQKEHFVCLFLNTKNHVIAQETLSMGSLNASIVHPREVFRAAMKCSSASIVCAHNHPSGDPAPSPEDIQLTRRLVKAGEIVGIDVLDHIVIGDGKYASLKEQGFI; from the coding sequence ATGAGTTCGCCACAGTATATGCTGCGCGACATCCCCCAAGAACAGCGCCCGAGAGAACGCATGCTAGAAGTAGGGGCGGGTGCACTAAGTCATACGGAGCTTCTGGCGATTCTGCTTAGAACAGGAACGAAGCAGGAATCAGCCATTCATATCGCTCAGCGTATTCTGAACGAAGCAGGGAGTCTTCGGAATCTGGTGGATATGAGTGTTGATGAGCTGTGTCAGCTCAAAGGCATTGGCCCCGCCAAGGCAATTCAGCTGAAGGCTGGCATCGAGCTGGGACAACGGGTTATGCAGACGAGATTAACGGAGAGACCTGTCATTCGCAGTCCGAAAGATGCGGCTGATCTGCTTATGGAACAGCTTAGGTATTTGCAGAAGGAGCATTTTGTCTGCCTCTTCCTGAATACCAAGAATCACGTTATTGCCCAAGAAACGTTATCGATGGGCAGCCTCAACGCTTCCATCGTTCATCCGAGGGAAGTGTTCAGGGCTGCCATGAAATGCAGCAGTGCCTCCATCGTGTGTGCGCACAATCATCCGAGCGGTGATCCTGCCCCGAGTCCGGAGGATATACAGCTGACACGTCGTCTTGTCAAAGCTGGTGAAATTGTAGGAATTGACGTTCTCGATCATATCGTGATCGGGGACGGGAAATATGCAAGTTTGAAGGAGCAAGGGTTCATATAA
- a CDS encoding SPOR domain-containing protein has protein sequence MNKARMTFRFNEDKPAAKLESDIVKSGDERKLSKERTTAKHDITDPEPVEMPQITNPPQTVTSLPLDEREVEGRSDQDSFSADRVYVDRRIYEDWEEPFGSYSSVPIVAGHEHYKEPQEKDKQHRDSYEEAEDQNPFYVDQASENYSIYRGPRNVWKMTGSIIAAVVTGVMFGFVAMSMVNSENTSNTVSPVSVPASSGVTQETAAEGAGTVPAGTTSAVTIPAVTYYMLQYGVFSSSEGAEQAKAELTIAGIAAGSDPLDELRVYAGVSADRENAKLISNQLRTEGVELYVREIHLPEITGLQFSGDQSTAAEFFSSSRAVTEILTSLSIKQLGQQEQKALSEADMIAVTDAHQRWTGTVTKVRSGLPAESESVELQMEAAMNTAVTAVAEYNKNPSKEHIWKVQSQVMNYILLEKQLLEIIKQA, from the coding sequence GTGAACAAAGCTAGAATGACATTTCGTTTCAATGAGGACAAGCCTGCTGCCAAGCTCGAATCAGACATCGTAAAGTCTGGCGATGAACGGAAGCTCAGCAAGGAGCGTACAACTGCGAAACATGATATAACAGATCCTGAACCTGTTGAAATGCCGCAGATCACCAACCCGCCGCAGACCGTGACAAGCCTTCCTCTTGACGAGCGGGAAGTAGAAGGGCGTTCTGATCAAGACAGCTTCAGTGCAGATCGTGTTTACGTGGATCGGAGAATATACGAGGATTGGGAAGAGCCTTTTGGTTCTTACTCTTCTGTGCCTATTGTTGCAGGTCATGAGCACTACAAAGAGCCTCAGGAGAAAGACAAGCAGCACCGAGATTCATACGAGGAAGCCGAGGATCAGAACCCATTCTATGTGGATCAAGCTAGTGAGAATTACAGCATTTACCGGGGACCTCGGAATGTATGGAAAATGACGGGATCCATTATCGCTGCAGTCGTTACAGGTGTCATGTTCGGATTTGTCGCCATGTCCATGGTGAATTCAGAGAACACCTCAAACACCGTTTCGCCTGTATCGGTGCCTGCATCATCAGGTGTCACTCAAGAAACAGCTGCAGAGGGAGCAGGAACTGTTCCTGCCGGCACAACATCCGCGGTAACCATTCCAGCTGTAACCTACTATATGCTGCAATACGGGGTGTTCAGCAGTTCAGAAGGTGCCGAGCAAGCCAAAGCTGAGCTGACAATCGCCGGTATAGCGGCTGGGAGCGATCCTTTGGATGAGCTGCGTGTGTACGCGGGAGTTTCCGCCGATCGTGAGAATGCCAAACTGATCAGTAACCAGTTAAGAACGGAAGGGGTGGAGCTGTACGTACGTGAGATTCACCTTCCTGAGATAACGGGCCTTCAGTTCTCAGGTGATCAGAGCACGGCTGCAGAGTTTTTTAGTTCAAGCCGGGCGGTTACAGAAATATTGACCTCTTTATCAATCAAGCAGCTGGGTCAGCAGGAGCAGAAAGCACTGTCAGAAGCGGATATGATCGCTGTCACGGACGCGCATCAGCGCTGGACAGGCACGGTGACAAAGGTCAGAAGTGGTTTACCGGCGGAGAGTGAGTCTGTCGAGCTGCAAATGGAGGCCGCTATGAATACGGCAGTCACTGCAGTTGCAGAATATAATAAAAATCCCTCCAAAGAACATATTTGGAAAGTGCAATCACAGGTCATGAATTATATACTGCTCGAAAAACAACTGCTTGAAATCATCAAACAAGCATAG
- the mreC gene encoding rod shape-determining protein MreC, producing MFILLVGIIIFIALMGFTVGSRAGLSLPEKFTKDMVGFVQQVFYKPTSYIAGFFEDIANLKSLQEENEILKTSVAQYKQEAVRYGNLAETNQRLQENLDFTEEQKNRHNYKLRTAQVISVNSDPNNRVLNIDIGENAGLKVGMAVTTLDGLAGTISHVSNFTSTVTLLTALDPSSSDANAIAATVVGKENDTFGMIEKYNPQTGYLEMTKISENSKIAKDDVVMSSGIIEGFPKYMIIGTVKEIKESEFGLAQVAYIEPAANFTDWKEVFVVIPPEVTP from the coding sequence TTGTTTATTTTACTCGTTGGTATTATCATTTTTATTGCACTTATGGGCTTTACAGTAGGATCGAGAGCAGGGTTATCACTACCCGAGAAGTTTACAAAAGATATGGTCGGATTCGTGCAGCAGGTCTTCTACAAACCGACCTCCTATATTGCTGGATTCTTCGAGGATATAGCGAATCTTAAATCACTGCAGGAAGAGAACGAAATTCTAAAAACCTCAGTTGCTCAGTATAAGCAAGAAGCGGTGAGATACGGTAATTTGGCAGAAACGAATCAGCGTCTGCAGGAGAATCTCGATTTCACCGAGGAGCAAAAGAACAGACATAATTATAAACTGCGCACAGCCCAAGTCATCAGTGTCAATTCGGATCCGAACAACAGGGTTCTGAACATTGATATTGGAGAAAATGCAGGGCTGAAGGTTGGGATGGCCGTAACGACGCTGGACGGGCTGGCAGGTACCATCAGTCATGTCAGCAACTTTACTTCTACGGTCACCCTGTTAACAGCGCTGGATCCGAGCTCAAGCGATGCCAATGCAATTGCAGCTACCGTTGTGGGCAAGGAAAATGATACTTTCGGTATGATCGAGAAGTATAACCCGCAAACGGGTTATCTGGAAATGACCAAAATCAGCGAAAATTCCAAGATTGCCAAAGATGATGTCGTCATGTCCTCAGGAATTATCGAAGGATTTCCGAAATATATGATTATAGGGACAGTCAAAGAGATTAAGGAAAGTGAATTCGGACTTGCACAAGTCGCCTATATCGAGCCGGCAGCGAACTTTACGGACTGGAAGGAAGTCTTCGTCGTCATTCCACCTGAGGTAACTCCATAG
- the mreD gene encoding rod shape-determining protein MreD, whose product MAGRKQLLIILLFVLFIIEGTVVPWIIPDSWLPRIGHNFVFIAILFVTVYYHRHSALVLGIIFGLLHDVVYYGHMIGPYSFAMGLTAYLIGLFFKSPRATMPVMMMMVILGSLLFDSILFFTYKLFRLNQESYNWALLEYMIPTVFIHFIFALIIYVPLRKQLDRLTRRRVTKKDKV is encoded by the coding sequence GTGGCCGGGCGGAAGCAGTTACTGATCATTCTGTTGTTTGTGCTCTTTATTATTGAAGGGACTGTCGTGCCTTGGATCATCCCGGACAGCTGGCTTCCTCGAATTGGACACAACTTCGTGTTTATAGCCATTTTGTTTGTCACGGTATACTATCATCGCCATTCGGCTCTCGTGCTGGGCATTATCTTTGGCTTGCTTCATGATGTGGTCTACTATGGCCATATGATTGGTCCGTATTCCTTCGCCATGGGGCTGACAGCCTATCTGATCGGCTTGTTCTTCAAATCTCCAAGAGCGACGATGCCGGTCATGATGATGATGGTGATTCTGGGGAGTCTGCTGTTCGATTCGATTCTCTTTTTCACCTATAAGCTATTCCGGCTTAATCAGGAATCATACAATTGGGCACTGCTGGAGTACATGATTCCAACCGTGTTTATTCATTTTATATTTGCATTAATTATTTATGTTCCGCTACGAAAACAACTTGATCGACTAACACGGCGTAGAGTAACGAAGAAGGATAAAGTGTAA
- a CDS encoding bifunctional folylpolyglutamate synthase/dihydrofolate synthase, with product MDRTTGNSTAAPLNTYNEAVAWINNLIPFGIRPGLSRIELLLSKLGNPHQHLKFIHVAGTNGKGSTCAFLTSALRQSGYDVGTFTSPYITKFTNRFQYNGEDIPEETLLALARRLYPLVAEVGETELGSPTMFEVATALAILYYAEVCYPDVVVWETGLGGRLDVTNVVTPIISVITNIGMDHTDILGDTISQIATEKAGIIKPGVPVVSLVEQPEAIQVIREVAEKQKSTLYLAGDQFTYEQVQVNKDGQKLHFNGPFRELDVELTLQGKHQCANAAGALMTLEVLRQYMAFYMEEEDLQKGFRLASWAGRFEKVSDEPLLILDGAHNPEGAEMLAQSIKDLYPERKLILMMGMLENKHHKLYFEHILPLVDTLILTEPDFRRKMDAAQLKNMVEELRPSYAKPNLDIIVEPSWKQALSLLKLRTEAEDLGVVSGTLYLIADVRAALLHQTDSEKGW from the coding sequence ATGGATCGAACCACTGGCAATAGCACGGCTGCTCCGCTGAATACGTATAATGAGGCGGTAGCTTGGATCAACAATCTCATTCCGTTTGGAATCAGACCGGGACTCTCCCGCATTGAATTGCTCTTGTCTAAGCTGGGTAATCCCCATCAGCATCTGAAGTTTATCCATGTCGCAGGAACGAACGGAAAAGGTTCTACCTGTGCCTTTTTGACGTCAGCCTTAAGACAGTCCGGTTACGATGTAGGTACATTCACTTCACCGTACATTACCAAGTTTACGAATCGGTTTCAGTATAACGGGGAAGACATTCCTGAAGAAACTTTACTGGCACTTGCAAGACGTCTTTATCCGTTAGTAGCGGAAGTGGGGGAGACAGAGCTGGGTTCTCCCACCATGTTTGAGGTTGCGACGGCGCTTGCAATTCTGTATTATGCTGAGGTGTGCTATCCTGATGTAGTGGTATGGGAGACAGGACTCGGGGGAAGGCTTGATGTAACAAATGTCGTAACTCCGATTATTTCCGTAATCACCAATATTGGAATGGACCACACTGATATTCTTGGAGATACGATTAGCCAAATCGCAACTGAAAAGGCAGGAATTATTAAACCCGGCGTTCCTGTCGTCAGTCTAGTAGAGCAGCCGGAAGCGATTCAAGTCATTCGTGAGGTCGCAGAGAAACAGAAATCCACCTTATATCTTGCGGGTGACCAGTTTACCTATGAACAGGTTCAGGTTAATAAGGATGGACAGAAATTGCATTTTAATGGACCGTTTCGTGAACTTGATGTCGAGCTGACATTGCAGGGCAAGCATCAATGTGCCAATGCCGCTGGGGCTTTAATGACACTTGAAGTGCTGCGCCAATACATGGCGTTCTATATGGAAGAGGAAGATTTGCAAAAAGGTTTCCGCCTTGCCTCTTGGGCAGGCCGTTTCGAGAAGGTGTCCGACGAGCCGCTTCTCATTCTGGATGGAGCTCATAACCCTGAGGGGGCTGAGATGCTGGCACAGAGCATCAAGGATCTGTATCCTGAGCGGAAACTAATTTTAATGATGGGCATGCTGGAGAATAAGCATCACAAATTGTATTTTGAGCATATACTGCCACTAGTGGATACGCTTATCCTGACTGAGCCAGATTTCCGACGTAAAATGGACGCGGCCCAGTTAAAAAATATGGTAGAAGAGCTTCGTCCATCCTATGCCAAACCAAACCTTGACATCATCGTAGAACCTTCATGGAAACAAGCATTGAGCTTACTTAAGTTACGGACGGAAGCGGAAGATCTGGGGGTTGTGTCCGGCACATTATATTTGATTGCCGATGTAAGGGCCGCCCTTCTGCATCAAACCGATTCTGAAAAAGGTTGGTGA
- the minC gene encoding septum site-determining protein MinC, which produces MTVKSNHVTIKGIKDGLVFLMDDECDLEELLSELRFKLEHSHQNILSGPIIHVDVKLGSRIVTEEQKEEILHILKQKGNLLIRSIESPDAETDENKASALTTITGIVRSGQVLHHEGNLLLLGDVNPGGSVSCTGNIYIMGALRGMAHAGNKGNEDAIICASYFAPTQLRIAEVISRPPDEWEQREAGMEFAYLQNGQMQIDKTSNIVRLHRDFNVFKGV; this is translated from the coding sequence ATGACAGTAAAATCGAATCATGTGACGATCAAAGGCATCAAAGATGGCCTGGTATTCCTGATGGATGACGAGTGTGATTTGGAGGAACTGCTGAGCGAGCTTCGCTTTAAGCTTGAACATAGCCATCAAAATATATTGTCCGGTCCCATTATTCATGTCGATGTAAAGCTTGGATCTCGAATTGTGACCGAAGAGCAGAAAGAAGAAATTCTTCATATTTTGAAGCAAAAAGGCAATTTGCTCATACGTTCCATTGAATCTCCGGACGCTGAAACCGATGAGAACAAGGCTTCGGCCCTGACCACCATTACCGGTATTGTGCGTTCCGGTCAAGTGCTTCACCATGAAGGAAACTTGCTGCTGCTTGGTGATGTCAATCCTGGCGGAAGTGTCAGCTGCACGGGTAATATATATATTATGGGTGCACTTCGCGGAATGGCGCATGCGGGAAACAAGGGCAATGAGGATGCTATTATATGTGCATCTTATTTTGCGCCGACGCAGCTTCGAATCGCGGAGGTGATCAGCCGTCCTCCGGATGAATGGGAGCAAAGAGAAGCAGGGATGGAGTTTGCTTACTTGCAGAACGGACAAATGCAGATCGACAAAACGAGCAATATCGTTCGGTTGCACCGTGATTTTAACGTGTTTAAAGGGGTGTAG
- a CDS encoding DUF4321 domain-containing protein, protein MKKNFGIFILFLLLGWLIGASISKGLEQFEALSFLTNATTISWSPKANFDIISYHLNIQLKISLLSLLGVVFAIWLYRKL, encoded by the coding sequence ATGAAAAAAAACTTCGGAATATTCATCTTGTTTCTGCTCCTCGGTTGGTTGATTGGAGCATCCATATCCAAAGGTTTAGAGCAGTTTGAGGCTCTTTCTTTTTTAACGAATGCAACGACGATCAGCTGGTCGCCAAAGGCAAATTTCGACATCATTAGCTATCATCTTAACATTCAATTAAAGATCAGCCTGCTCAGTCTGTTAGGGGTTGTATTTGCGATTTGGCTCTACCGGAAACTATAG
- the murC gene encoding UDP-N-acetylmuramate--L-alanine ligase, giving the protein MLNTSEHVHFIGIGGYGMSAIARVMLEMGYTVTGSDVVSQELTEKLAAKGAKIYIGHTPEQVHGADLVVYSTAASKDNVERVEAEQLNIPILHRAQMLARLLNERKGVAVAGAHGKTTTSSMIALVMEECGVDPTYIIGGEIMNLGTNAKAGKGEHVVAEADESDGSFLQYHPWLGIVTNLEADHMENYNNDFNELKNAYIKFLNQVKPEGCAIVCADDENIQSIMPQLKSNIITYAIDAEADYTATDIELGDRHISFTMNHRGAPLGTVELSVPGRHNVSNAMATVISCLEAGIPFESIVKAIVKFSGAKRRFQVLGEARDILIIDDYAHHPTEIEATISAAKATGKRIIAVFQPQRYTRTFFLLDAFSRAFGEADEVIITDIFSPAGEKQIEGVHSSKLVDLIKLNSNPNAVYIPTKEDVVKQLEHRLQPGDLVLTMGAGDIWKAGYELAKGIK; this is encoded by the coding sequence TTGTTAAACACTTCGGAACATGTACATTTTATCGGTATCGGCGGCTATGGGATGAGCGCCATTGCAAGAGTTATGCTGGAAATGGGATATACCGTCACGGGATCGGATGTCGTATCCCAGGAGCTCACTGAGAAGCTTGCCGCTAAGGGAGCAAAAATATATATCGGGCATACGCCGGAACAAGTCCACGGTGCGGACCTGGTTGTCTATTCAACAGCGGCTTCCAAGGACAATGTGGAACGCGTTGAGGCCGAGCAGCTGAACATCCCTATTCTTCATCGTGCTCAAATGCTTGCAAGGCTGCTGAATGAACGTAAAGGGGTTGCTGTTGCCGGTGCGCACGGTAAGACAACCACTTCTTCTATGATTGCGCTTGTCATGGAGGAGTGCGGCGTAGATCCGACCTATATTATCGGCGGAGAAATAATGAACCTCGGTACGAATGCCAAGGCGGGCAAGGGTGAGCATGTTGTAGCAGAAGCGGATGAGAGCGATGGCTCCTTCCTGCAGTATCATCCTTGGCTGGGTATCGTAACGAATCTTGAAGCCGATCATATGGAGAATTACAACAATGATTTTAATGAGCTGAAGAATGCTTACATTAAATTCTTGAATCAGGTTAAGCCGGAAGGCTGTGCGATTGTCTGTGCGGATGATGAGAACATTCAGAGCATCATGCCGCAGCTCAAATCCAACATTATCACTTATGCGATCGATGCAGAAGCTGATTATACGGCAACAGATATTGAGCTCGGTGATCGCCATATTTCATTTACGATGAATCATCGAGGTGCGCCTCTTGGAACCGTTGAGTTGTCCGTACCTGGTAGACATAATGTGAGCAATGCCATGGCGACTGTGATTTCTTGTCTCGAAGCAGGTATTCCGTTTGAGTCTATTGTGAAGGCAATCGTGAAGTTCAGCGGAGCGAAGCGGAGATTTCAGGTGCTCGGAGAAGCCCGTGATATTCTCATTATTGATGATTACGCGCATCACCCAACGGAGATTGAAGCGACGATCAGTGCTGCCAAAGCGACAGGCAAGCGGATCATAGCGGTCTTTCAGCCGCAGCGCTACACACGTACCTTCTTCCTGCTGGATGCGTTCAGCCGTGCATTTGGAGAAGCAGATGAGGTCATTATTACGGACATCTTCTCCCCTGCTGGAGAGAAACAGATCGAGGGTGTACATTCCTCCAAGCTGGTAGATCTGATCAAGCTCAACAGTAACCCAAATGCCGTATATATTCCTACCAAAGAGGATGTTGTGAAGCAGCTCGAACATCGTTTGCAGCCTGGAGATCTCGTCTTAACCATGGGAGCCGGCGATATTTGGAAAGCAGGCTATGAGCTTGCGAAGGGAATCAAGTAA
- a CDS encoding Maf family protein, which produces MKKQRIILASTSPRRRELIATLGLPFEVRPSHTPEDTPEDYTPQQIVEELAYRKAKTVYDSYDSELAGAIVVGSDTIVVLGGEVLGKPKDEQDAYRMLSSLQGRIHEVYTGVTCISGEDGRVITRHRRTKVKMKPLEPDAIHAYIRTGEPSDKAGAYAIQGLGATFVDSIEGCYFNVVGLPLSLLSEQLAELGLNVLSIDE; this is translated from the coding sequence TTGAAAAAGCAGCGGATCATACTCGCCTCCACGTCTCCAAGACGCAGGGAACTCATAGCGACGCTTGGCCTTCCGTTTGAAGTTCGCCCTAGCCACACCCCGGAAGATACACCAGAAGACTACACACCTCAGCAAATTGTAGAAGAACTTGCCTACCGCAAAGCAAAGACTGTCTATGATTCTTATGATTCTGAACTGGCAGGAGCCATCGTAGTAGGCAGTGATACAATTGTCGTACTCGGCGGAGAAGTGCTTGGCAAGCCAAAGGATGAGCAGGATGCTTACCGGATGCTTAGTTCGCTTCAAGGCCGCATTCATGAAGTGTACACAGGAGTGACTTGTATATCGGGTGAGGATGGACGTGTAATTACGCGGCATCGCCGTACGAAGGTGAAGATGAAGCCGCTCGAGCCAGATGCCATTCATGCTTATATTCGGACAGGCGAGCCTTCTGACAAGGCAGGCGCATACGCCATTCAGGGTTTGGGTGCAACATTCGTTGATTCCATCGAAGGATGCTATTTTAACGTTGTGGGTTTGCCGCTCTCCTTGCTTAGTGAACAACTGGCAGAGCTGGGCTTGAACGTGCTGTCCATTGACGAATAG
- a CDS encoding rod shape-determining protein has product MLGGFTKDLGIDLGTANTLVYVRGKGIVVREPSVVALRTDTQVIEAVGESAKKMIGRTPGNIRAIRPMKDGVIADFDTTATMIKYFIRQAQKQRSFFQRHPNVMVCVPSGITAVEQRAVEDATKQAGAREAYTIEEPFAAAIGADLPVWEPTGSMVVDIGGGTTEVAVISLGGIVTSRSVRVAGDEMDESIIQYIKRQYNLMIGERTAEQLKMEIGSALPLESVETMEIRGRDLVTGLPKTITITSDEISEALADTVGSIVEAVKVTLEKCPPELAADIMDRGIVLTGGGALLRNLDKLLAGETGMPVIVAENPLDCVAIGTGKALDNIHLFKSRSSAAIRSKR; this is encoded by the coding sequence ATGTTAGGTGGCTTTACTAAAGATTTGGGGATTGACTTGGGAACGGCGAATACGCTCGTTTACGTACGGGGAAAAGGCATTGTGGTCAGAGAACCTTCCGTTGTTGCATTACGTACAGATACACAGGTTATTGAAGCTGTCGGTGAATCTGCAAAAAAAATGATCGGACGTACTCCTGGTAACATCCGTGCCATTAGACCAATGAAGGATGGAGTTATTGCCGATTTCGATACTACGGCAACGATGATTAAATATTTCATTCGTCAGGCTCAGAAGCAGCGTTCCTTCTTCCAGCGTCATCCAAACGTGATGGTATGTGTTCCTTCCGGCATTACGGCGGTAGAACAGCGTGCTGTAGAGGATGCTACGAAGCAGGCGGGAGCAAGAGAGGCATACACTATCGAGGAGCCGTTTGCTGCAGCGATCGGTGCAGATCTTCCTGTATGGGAGCCAACGGGAAGTATGGTCGTTGATATCGGCGGCGGTACAACAGAAGTTGCAGTGATCTCCTTGGGAGGCATCGTGACAAGCCGTTCCGTGCGTGTTGCCGGTGATGAGATGGACGAGTCCATCATCCAGTACATCAAACGTCAATACAATCTGATGATCGGTGAAAGAACAGCGGAACAGCTCAAAATGGAAATCGGATCTGCACTTCCTCTGGAATCGGTAGAAACGATGGAAATTCGTGGACGTGACCTTGTTACCGGGCTGCCGAAGACCATCACAATTACTTCAGATGAAATTAGTGAAGCACTTGCCGATACAGTGGGCTCCATTGTTGAAGCTGTTAAAGTAACCCTTGAGAAATGCCCGCCTGAGCTGGCTGCGGATATTATGGACCGTGGTATTGTGCTGACAGGAGGAGGAGCTCTTCTTCGTAACCTGGACAAGCTGCTTGCAGGCGAAACAGGAATGCCGGTCATCGTTGCTGAGAATCCGCTGGATTGTGTAGCTATTGGTACAGGCAAAGCGCTGGACAACATTCATTTGTTCAAATCTAGAAGCAGCGCTGCAATCAGATCTAAACGTTAA